Within the Erigeron canadensis isolate Cc75 chromosome 6, C_canadensis_v1, whole genome shotgun sequence genome, the region CCCAGTAGTCATACCGATCTTTGCTCTGCATTTAGGCATGCTACACAAATGTccataaaaaaaaccattataTTTCATTTGCATGACACAAATATGAAGTACAAGTTTCCCAAGTGTTTTACAAAAACATTCAAAGATACAAAAATGACAAGTTTATCATATGATATACTAAGCGATACATTCTGCTACAAAACTTCAAGTGTTGTATCCATTTCGTTTCAATTTCTATAGAAATCAAGCATTTCTTCTTCAACAGGATGAGTTTTACCAACTATCGTGAGACAGTGAAGAGGTGCACCAAAGTCAACGCTCCGTAACTGCTTCATTGAACCCGCCACCACCATCTGATCTTCACTTCCTAGCCGTGCAAAACCAACACAAAGTGTGTCTTCATTGTAAGCTGTCATATGAAAGATAATATCAGACTGGAAGAATGATTGTAAGTATTCCATGTCCCACAAAAACTACAAAACTATGACAAGTTTAAGATATCCTCCAAGTGAAGCAGAGTTTCATTTTTAGAGAAACCGTCGACCTAAAATAACATCTTTGCCCATTTCATCATTGTAATCCGAATTGATTTTGGTCTACATAGTTTCTTTCCATCTAGAAGGATATTCAGGATATCTTTGATAGGAGTATAGGACATTTCAGTTCAATTAGGCATTATATCTGAATAAATCAGTAAGAAAACACTCCTCACagttacttttcaaaaattCTAGGGGGAACTTACCAGATTCTCCGCGTAGTTGTTCAACCTCCAAAAGCTGATCGATAGCAACACCAATTGTCATAAAACTAGGAGGCTCATAAATTTTTTTCCCTCTGAAGGATTATAAGAAAAAACACAGATATTAAGAGACATTAGTAAGGATATGCAAGCATGAAACAGAACCATATGTCAGCCATCGGATGTATTCTAACCTGCATAATGATTCCAGTGAGGGCTCCTTTACTCTTATATCTGCAATGTCAACAAAGATTTTGAAGTGACTTAGAATCTTTGACCAGATGAATCTCCTATGTTCTAACAAATATAGAACATAGAAGTTCTTATGCACAGCATACAATATCTCATGTACTTATGCTCTATTCAACATGAAAATGTGTTGAATTGCCTCTTTTAATTCTCGAAAATTGCTCTGTTTCTGATACTTTTcaataataaaacaaacaaaaatttatacaaaGTGACATCAAGAGCATAGGTATAATACAATTACCTAACAAGCAGAGAGTATGCAGTCCAAGTCCACGGTTTCGTTGAATTTTCTCATAGAAACTGTCAGGCCTCCATGTCTCGGTAAAGAATGGAATTGAAACGGTCTCTCCATATCGGTAAAGTTGTAAGCCACAGACCCCAACTGCATTCATTATTGACGCATTGTATACCACCTTAACCTCGACATCCAATTTCTTGGCCCGTACCACTAGATCACTGTGTGTTGTGGCTCTGTTTTCATAACTTATATGTCTTAgcaataaaaaagttatacagTAAAAACACAGTAGTTGTATAAGCCATATTGATGTCAACAATAGAAATAAACACCCAATTTGACAGATGGTTCTTGAACTCAGagaacaaaagaaaaacctAGAGATTTGTTGGCTTGGTTTTGCTCATTTATCGTCACTAATAAGGTTTTAGGTAGAAGTCGTAATTTGAAAACATTACCTTACGAATGGGTCAATTCAGGTTGTACATATATCTCAAATAgttcaaacaaaaacataaaactaCCTAGAAAGGAAAGTAGTGATTGAACAAGTCACCAAGCTGTGATTTTTAGGCATAAAACCTTGTAAATCATCTTTATATGCATAGAATAAAACGATTAGTGAAGTTAAAAGATGTATCAATCTTTGCCATGATAATTTGTcctaaaaagaacaaaaaaatttaGGACAGGAAAGTGTCCCCAGTCATCAGACAAAATGACAGACTATACCAAGCAACCTGACCCAACGGTTTCCAACCTCTAGTTTCAAGTAACAATACTGAATCTGAAAGATTAAAAGTTCATATGGTATGccatatattttttgaatgtgACAATCAGTCACATTATTTTGTACCTAAACAGTGATTATTGTTAATGTATCATCAGGGGTGACGGCCTTTTCCgaaaaagattaaaagttcatatttgttgttgtttactTAAATGTGCTTCTACAGTGATTGTGAAGTGGCAGTAATCAATTCcgaatgttaaataaaaaaaaaacaaaaaagttaggACAAAATGACAGACAATACCAAGCAACCTGACCCGACGGTTTCCAATCTCTAGTCTCAAGTAACAATCTGAACGATTAAAAGTTCAACACTTGTTGATTAAAGGTTACTTAGATGCGGATCGAAAGTGATCATGAAGTGACAATAATCGATTCCGAATGTTAAATATTAAGTTCTTAActgattatagttttgtgtTAGGGGTCAGAATTAGCAAATTTGTTGCAAGAATAATTACTATCGACTATTAACATAATGTAAAAAGGTGTATAATCTAACCCAAAAGGATCTCCAACGACAAGGAAAGCAACATCGATATCACGAGCCTCCGTCAACATATCATCCGCCTTTTCCTCTACCATTTCTCGGTCTGCAACCGTAAGCGGCTTCCCGTACAACTTCTCCTATTAAAAATATCAACATCCAGTCAAAaatcattacatatataaatacaaaatctaTCACACAGCAGTTACCAGAGTGGAGATGCCGTCATCGGAAATACCGAAAGAAAGGAGAGAAGTGTAGGATTCAATGTAtaatttttgacattttttaacAGCTTCAAGTCCTTTTAAGGTTATGTCTTTTTCATCTCCCAATCCTAATcctattatatataacattttctcctttttctttttttcttcaatttcttcttcttgtaTTTTCTgcttcaatgttttaaaaaaccctaattataaCCCCTGCTGCTATCGCTCTTGCTTTTCGATCTTTAAAACCCTAATAATTGTATTAAGTTGATCAAATACagtaatagttatatattttaaagcGAGGGATTAAAAACAAAGAGTCGATATGTCCGAGTGGTTAAGGAGACAGACTTGAAATCTGTTGGGCTTCGCCCGCGCAGGTTCGAACCCTGCTGTCGACGAATGGTAAGTTTTTTCATAACATTTTTATTCATAACTCATATCAGAATTTTTGTTTGGTTAAACATAGCGTTACGAACTAAACATTGTTCATACAAACGAATAAATGAATATAATGAATTGTGGGTTTAAAagctatgatgcaccgaaactccaatCAGGTAGGCGTACCCGTTTCAGAAACTTCATGGGAACGGAAACTCGTAcgaaacgtttccttgaagtttccatatataccgaaacgtttctgTGAAGTTTTCATACcgtatctaattaatattagggtTTCAATGAGTTTTTTGTATTCCAAAAACGACTTCCATCTTGCGACTATGCGTACTcccaaacacaaaccaactaAATTATACAATTAAGATCACCATTAGACTTTTTTTGTTCCaaaattgattattaaaaatttaatccgTGATCACCTATCaccatcaaacatatattataaaattatacatatataattttacataatctctgaagtctcaagtctctctctatataaaatcaatatattttattttttaaaatttttttattgccatatctttgccgtacccgtatcctaaattttttagttttgtcgtTCCCCGTTCCCGTATCGTTCCCGTGCCGCTTTGCCgtatccgtttcggtgctacatagttTAAAAGCTTAAAtctatctcttatataaataaaagaggattgtTTCTAGacgtttttttaaacaaaaatcttatgtgtcaaGTTCATATTATTTCTTACaagggttttaaaaaattatgacatcacaaattataaatcattttgatttttcttttctttagatttttgtagaattt harbors:
- the LOC122605183 gene encoding probable diphthine methyl ester synthase, yielding MLYIIGLGLGDEKDITLKGLEAVKKCQKLYIESYTSLLSFGISDDGISTLEKLYGKPLTVADREMVEEKADDMLTEARDIDVAFLVVGDPFGATTHSDLVVRAKKLDVEVKVVYNASIMNAVGVCGLQLYRYGETVSIPFFTETWRPDSFYEKIQRNRGLGLHTLCLLDIRVKEPSLESLCRGKKIYEPPSFMTIGVAIDQLLEVEQLRGESAYNEDTLCVGFARLGSEDQMVVAGSMKQLRSVDFGAPLHCLTIVGKTHPVEEEMLDFYRN